Below is a window of Planktothrix tepida PCC 9214 DNA.
CGATCGCTTGAATTAAACGCATTTTTTCCAAAGCGGAAAGTTGTTTTGCTTGTTGAATTACTTGTTCTAAAGTCATGCCTAATATTTGATTACCTCAAATAGCTTATTTTAAGGTTATAACTCCCTCTATTATATCGTTTTAAGGGAGTAAGCGCAAGTGCTAAATAATAAAGCTATTTTTGGAGATTTTTTAGAGCGAGTATCCCAGAGATAAACTAAAAGTATAAGCTAAACGAGTTTCTACTTCCACAACAGAAATCACAGAGATTTCTAATCCCTTTTCAGCTTTGCCAGTTATACTATTAAAAAAGTAATCTTTAACCGCTAACCCTGTTCTAATTGCCAGGTGGATCAAATTAGTCAAGGTATCAGTCCTAAACCCCTTAAAATTGATAGGGATACAAAGGAGAACGTCAGGATGGACGATGATGCCAAGACCAAAACCGAATTGATTGAAGAGTTGCAAGCCCTGAGAGCCGAGGTTGCGATGCTGAAGCAAAAGTCCGGGGTCTTGCCGTCATCTGAACAACCCGATCAAGAGTTTCTTCAATCAGAGCAATTGTTTGCAGGCTTTTTTAATGCGGCAACTCAGTCCAACGTGGGATTATTTATTGTTGACAAAAACCTACGATTCCTCCATATTAATCAAGTCTTAGCAGACATCAACGGGTATTCTATTCAGGAGCATTTAGGTCAATTATTAGCCAATTTGTTACCCGAACTTGCCCCGACCCTAACACCTTTACTGCAAACTCTCATTGAAACCAGACAGCCGATCTCAAATTTAGAAATATCGGGTTATGTACCCAGTCAACCCGGAGTTTTACGACATTGCATCAACTCTTTTTTTCCCATTTCCAGCACTACGGGTGATGTCATTGCTGTCGGTGGTATCGTCCTAGAAATCACTGAGTATAAACAAGTCATCGAAGCATTACAACAGAGTGAATTTAATCTGCGTACAGCCCAAAGAATTGCTCATGTCGGAAGTTGGCATTGGGATCAAATTACAAACACCGTCATCTGGTCAGAAGAAATGTATCAGATTCATGGGTGCGATCTTAACCAATCTCCGCCTCAAGGCAAAGAACTTGAACCTTACATCCATCCAGACGACTTTGCTGATTATCAACAGTTAATTGAGCGAGCGCTGGCTGGGCACTCCTTTGAAGTGGATTTACGCATCATTCGCCCTAACGGGGAAATTCGCTATATTGAAGCACGAGGAGAACCTGGAATTTTCAATGCTCAGGGAGAATTATTACACTTGTATGGCACGGTGCTGGATGTCACGGAGCGTAAGCGGGTAGAACAGGCACTCCGTCAAAGTGAATTTGCCCTACGAGAAGCCCAACGGATTGCCCATGTAGGCAGTTGGCAATGGGAACAAGACAATGAAAAGATTATCTGGTCTGAGGAAATCTATCGCATTCACGGACTTGATCCCAATAGTGCTGTACCGGATGCCCAAAAGCGGGATAAATATATCCATCCTGATGATTTAGACATTCATCAAGCTATGTTTAACGCATCAGTCAGAGGGGAGGCTTATGAATTTGATCTGCGAATTATCCGTCCTGATGGAGAGGTACGCTACATCGAAGCCAGAGCAGAACCGGGAATTTTTAATGAGCGAGGAGAACTGATTTGGTTATTTGGTACGGTATTGGATGTGACTGATCGCAAACGAGTCGAAGCCACCTTGCAAGAATCAAATCGGAGATGGCGAAGTCTGTTAGATCAGGTACAACTGATGGTGGTGGGATTAGATACTCAAGGGGTGGTGGAGTATGTTAACCCTTTTTTCTTGCAAGTTACGGGTTACACCGAGCCAGAAGTGATGGGTCAAGAGTGGTTTAAAACGTTTGTGGTTGCTGAAGAATGGCAAGTGTCACGAACCCATTTTGTTGATTTGCTGGAGCAGCACGTTCCTTATTCCCATTATCAGAATAGAATTATCACGAAATCTGGGGAAGAACGAATCATTGTCTGGAATAATACCGTTTTGCAAGATACGACTGGAAATCCAATAGGTTCTCCCGTACAGACTAGCGTAATCGGTATTATTGGGATTGGTAAAGATATTACCGAACAGCATAAATTGGAACGACTCAAAAGTGAGTTTGTTTCTATTGTTAGTCATGAACTGCGGACTCCCCTAACTTCTATGCAAGTTGCTTTGAGTTTGCTCGATCAAAAATGGGTTGATCCGACATCGGAAGAGGGACAAGGGATGATTCATGTAACGGCCGAAGGAGTTGATCGCTTGGTGCGTTTGGTGAATGATATCCTCGATTTAGAACGGCTCGACTCCGGTAAGGTTCACCTTGAAAAACAGTCTTGTTACCCTAACGATCTGATTCAGACTGCCATCAACCAAATGAAGGACTTGGCAAATCAATCCGATATTCAGTTTGAGGTGTCTGTGGTCTCCTATCCAATTCAGGCTGATCCCGATCGTCTTATCCAAGTTCTAACTAATTTACTGAGTAATGCGATTCGTTTCTCTCCTTGCGATTCGATTATTAAAATTCAGGTAGAGAAGTTTTCTTCACTGTCTGTGGAGGATTTATCTCCTGTCACCTGTTTACAGTTTATGATTCAGGATCAAGGGCGTGGCATTCCCAGTCATCAGCTAGAAAGCATTTTTGAACGGTTTCAGCAATTGGATGCTTCTGATTCGCGCTCAAAAGGCGGAACAGGCTTAGGATTAGCAATTTGCCGAAGTATCATTGAACAACATGGAGGACGAATCTGGGCAGAAAGCAACTTACAAATCAGAAAAGGGAGTTGTTTTTATTTCACTTTACCAATTTTAGAGGGTGATCAAGATGGTAAAGAAACGGATTTTATTGATTGATGATGAACCTGGAATTCGTCAAGTCCTCCCTGTTGCATTTCGAGTGATTGCTTCCTGGGAAACAGTTGTTGCAGATTCTTGTCAAGCTGGTATTGCTCTTGCTGAAACTGAACCACTAGATGCGATTTTGCTGGATGTTATGATGCCTGAAATGGATGGGATTACGGCTTTTAATAAAATGCAATCTAATCCTATAAGTAGGTCAATTCCTACTATTTTGCTGACGGCTAAAGCACAAGCAAGTGATCGAAATCGGTTTGCTCAATTAGCGATCGCTGGCATTATTACTAAACCTTTTAAAGCACCAGATGTAGTGAGTCAAATCCGATTAATTTTGAACTGGCATGACTCATAAGATACTCTTTCCCAACACTTAAACTAATCTCTAATAGAGCGCTACGCCTGACGGTTAGGACATTTTTAAACCCTGAAACCCTTTCACTTCTTACTGTTCCCTGTTCCCTGTTCCCTCTTCAAGTAGCGCTATAGACTTGACCTGAGTTGAATTTTTTGGCAAGGTGAAAGACGGTATAGCAGCAAGGAGAAAAGACAATTGCCGACTTTAGGA
It encodes the following:
- a CDS encoding PAS domain S-box protein; protein product: MDDDAKTKTELIEELQALRAEVAMLKQKSGVLPSSEQPDQEFLQSEQLFAGFFNAATQSNVGLFIVDKNLRFLHINQVLADINGYSIQEHLGQLLANLLPELAPTLTPLLQTLIETRQPISNLEISGYVPSQPGVLRHCINSFFPISSTTGDVIAVGGIVLEITEYKQVIEALQQSEFNLRTAQRIAHVGSWHWDQITNTVIWSEEMYQIHGCDLNQSPPQGKELEPYIHPDDFADYQQLIERALAGHSFEVDLRIIRPNGEIRYIEARGEPGIFNAQGELLHLYGTVLDVTERKRVEQALRQSEFALREAQRIAHVGSWQWEQDNEKIIWSEEIYRIHGLDPNSAVPDAQKRDKYIHPDDLDIHQAMFNASVRGEAYEFDLRIIRPDGEVRYIEARAEPGIFNERGELIWLFGTVLDVTDRKRVEATLQESNRRWRSLLDQVQLMVVGLDTQGVVEYVNPFFLQVTGYTEPEVMGQEWFKTFVVAEEWQVSRTHFVDLLEQHVPYSHYQNRIITKSGEERIIVWNNTVLQDTTGNPIGSPVQTSVIGIIGIGKDITEQHKLERLKSEFVSIVSHELRTPLTSMQVALSLLDQKWVDPTSEEGQGMIHVTAEGVDRLVRLVNDILDLERLDSGKVHLEKQSCYPNDLIQTAINQMKDLANQSDIQFEVSVVSYPIQADPDRLIQVLTNLLSNAIRFSPCDSIIKIQVEKFSSLSVEDLSPVTCLQFMIQDQGRGIPSHQLESIFERFQQLDASDSRSKGGTGLGLAICRSIIEQHGGRIWAESNLQIRKGSCFYFTLPILEGDQDGKETDFID
- a CDS encoding response regulator: MVKKRILLIDDEPGIRQVLPVAFRVIASWETVVADSCQAGIALAETEPLDAILLDVMMPEMDGITAFNKMQSNPISRSIPTILLTAKAQASDRNRFAQLAIAGIITKPFKAPDVVSQIRLILNWHDS